gtatattgttaaaaatatgcaatatgaatcttgtttgatagatctcaaattttttgtataagacaatgattttaaaaatataaaacataatatatgtcGAGAGATATAGACCGTTGAAAATGCATGTAAAACCGTAAtgaacaattaaatagggacaaagggagtattattttttcattcatttaAAAGTCGCTAGGTGTACATCACGCAAACACGAATGTACAGATACGTTCTTTTTTATAACCAGATGTCTAGTTTAGCTTGCGTGTGTGGGTGTCTGGTTTGATCGGTATGATCTAGTGTGATCCTCTGGTTTGTTCGTTGGCACTTCGTCCGTCTTCAAGCGACCTGCAAGAAGGCGTTAGGGTTGAGCCGAGCCCAATAACCcttcgacgatcaagttagTCTAGGAAGAAGAAGGAGTAGTACTACTTTCTTGAAGTGGCGTACCTCTTTATAGAACCTCCATACTTAGCCTCCAAGTTAGCATGAGCTCAACACACAATAACCGTCTCGGTTGACATCACAAATTACATAAATTGCCAAGCGGCTAGACGCACATGGGTGAACTGGCTATAGTATGAATTTTCTGCACACGCGGTAACCGCCTCGAGCTACATCACCATGACGTACGTACCTAAGTAGTTGGGCGCGCACATATTACGCGGGTTCTCACCGAGTCACCGGTCATGTCCGAGTTGGGCATACCCGAACAGAATGGTTCCGAGCAAGGCAGCATGGTTGCACCGGCGAATAACCCAAACGTCTTGTCTGAGGAGTCAAGTCAATCCGAACGATCTTGTTTGTTTGAACTTCTCaagctttttgtttttctgtgttGTGCGTGGGTTTGTGGGAAGAAAATGATAGGTAagattttagtttagtttaaagTTAGTCATTAGATTAATATGATGTTCAAAAAAAGGGTACTGTAAATTCTTAAACAATACTCATGGCCCTAGCCTAAAGGATGACCTGGCAAATTAATGAGAGGAGTGATGAGGTTGATGGTCCTTCTTCTAAATACTCACATCACTGATACCAATAAACAGGTCTGTATCTATCTATGATGTACGCCATAATTCTTGGTTGTATCATCTATACCCCTTCCTCGACGAATGGTCGTTGTTAGATATGGTTGGCGACCATTAAAACCTGGGGCGATTCTCcttaaaaaaaagtcacttgtGTTTCTCTGTTTGACTTTGATTATCTTGTACAGTATATATTCACGGGATCCGTCTGATTTCGAAAAGTATATGAATacgtacacacacatatatatacatacatggcGTACATATGCATTTTGGACCTGTCTCGGGTTCCAAAAATTATCAAAGCCcttcattttattcaaaatagttTGTTTATATAGggtccgtgtcaaaaatatactCAATCCGATACCGATAAAGGTAAGTATGAAACATCTAAATTTGCTTCATAATCTAGGCCTAGATTATTAAGCAAAATCAGATGTTTTGTAAATATCTTTaatgatatcggattgagtttattttttatgaagaATCCTAAACAAAtaatgttggaaaaaaaaagcgGCTCAGATTATTATTTTGGAATTTGGGTCTAAAATGCGTACGTACACGATGTAATACATATGTGTATGTACCTATAGCAAATTTGGTATGATTTCGTAAGAAGTCAAAGTTTTGAGTCTACTTTCGAACGGGacattaccttttttttcttcttctgaaatGTAAAAGGCGTTGAAAAGGTCACGTTGGCCGTAGTTGTGAACCTATAATATCCAAACTTTATGTACTAGTTCTTTATTGGTAATTGATTTTAGCTCTATTTTTTCTTAAtcgcattctttttttttccttgaaatgGGGGACCTTGTTGCTCCTTTGGGCAATGGACAGCTCATAATTCATTTCGGGCAAATAAATCTCATTAGTTCAGTCGAGGTGAAATGAGTCATGCATTGTCAAGTATTGAGCATGAACGACACAGATAGAACAAACACCCACGCTGTCCCCTGAATCACCGATTACCCTTTTATTTGTATACTCTTGCGtactttaaaaaataacatttaaattcacatattaaaaaaataaaaaaacgagtgtgaaaatcattatcttaatttttcttatcattacTTTCAGAGTTCATGACCTAATTTcgtagtaaaaataaaaatctccgCAGTCACTGCGTCCGTAAAAATTGCCGTTCCCGAAACGTGAGTCCCTGTTTAAAAGGACGCTGTGCATTACAAGCTGTCCTCCACCACTTACAGGTTGGCAAATCCCCCTCCCCCCACCACCCCCCACTTGGCCACTTCTCCCAACAACAATAACTAATCATCAAAACTCCGATTTCCATCGTCTGCACCACGTGGCATATCGATCGCTTCTAGTAATACTATCCACAACAAATCCTCGAAAATAATTTCAATGCAACGATTATTTATAAGATTTCTGTCAGATGGTGTGAGATTTACATATACGTTAAATTCACATCATGTGAGAAGATATTTCAAATAACCATtacattgaaatttttttccaaatccgTACACCGAATCGTGTGAGAATCATATTGGAGTTCCATGCTAATAATAAAAGCGCTCAATTTATTGaatcaattgtttttttttttaaaaagtagttCATCTAAATTTTGGTCAGGACTCGGGATTGAAAAATTGAACGAATTAATTTAGCATTTATCATTATTctgaatgttgaattttttttttttgaagagtccTATACAATACTTATGTTTTAGATGAATTGAATTCATTTATTTCGCAGCCCAAGTGAATCCGCACAATCAAGTGTTAATTTGAAgtacccataatttttttttaattattcggCGGGTCTTTGAATACTACATGCAGCACCAAAACAATTTCAATGCTACAAAATAGGAGGTCTATAGCCTCTATATACTGTACTTAGGTGTGAATCTCATTTAAATACACGGCGTTAAAACGTTTTGGAGCAATAAGCGCCGGTGCAATAAGACCACCTAACAATTTTTCCCTAGATCTCTCTATAAATCCCTCCcaactccctccctcccccctccGATCTATACGTACACGAAatattcattctctctccctctctctctctctctctctgtgtcgatttcttcatttctctctctctcagccatCCATGGGCATATGCAGCTCCTGCGACTCCACGTCGGTGACCACAGCCAAGCTTGTATTACATGACGGAAGGCTACTGGAATATTCCTACCCCGTAAAGGTATCCTACATTCTACAAAAGGACCCGTCCTGCTTCATTTGTAACTCCGACGAAATGGACTTCGACGACGTCGTGTCGGCCGTGAGCGACGACGAGGAGCTTCAACTCGGTCAGCTTTACTTCGCGCTCCCGTTGAGTCGGCTGAGACGCCGGCTCCAGGCGGAGGAGATGGCCGCATTGGCCGTCAAAGCCAGCTCCGCGTTGATGAAGAGCGGCGAAAAATGCcgccggcggcggcggcagccGTTTTCTCCGATGGTGATGGTAAAGCCGCCGTGTATGGTGGTTGAAGGAGGTGGCGGGGGAGATCgcgggaggaggaggaggcggaggTTTACGGCGAAGTTGGGTGCAATACCGGAGTAGGGGTAGAAGTGGAAACGAAGATGGGTggtattttttgtaaataatagTAGAATAGTTCGGGTGCCGATCGGTCAGGCACTTTTTGGGGATGTTCTAATTAATTCTAAGGGGTGGTTTACCTTTACCATTGGGCGTTTACCTTTGTTCCGTTTAACCATTCAAGGGGTTTCTTCCAATTTTACCCATGACTGGCTTCGTGTCATCATGTGGACCAGTAAATGTTCAGCATTTTATTTTGTAGaaatacttttcttttcttttttttccggaaaattttcttgtacatatttatttttcaagtcTAGTTCAACGCAGGTTTGCTGTGTTTCTTTTCTACTGTGACGCCTTATTGCCAAGAAAAAGATATGGGTTGCGGCTGTGTTCCTTTTCTACTGTGACGCCTTATAGCAAAGAAAAAGATTCGGGTTGCGGCCATTAATAATAATTTTACAACTTTTCCATCAAAAACTAAAGGGGAAATTACAGTAAGCCCCCTCTAACTATACCTCGGTAACGAGTTGCCCCTTTCATCATTTAACTCGAACACTTAACCACCATCCGTTAGTGAGCCATTAGTCAAGAATACATACAAcggtatacacacacacacacacacacacacactctctctctctctctctctctctctctctctttctatgaaatctctctctctgctcctCTTAACgatactctctccctctctctttttctctaaaatctctctctctctctctctctctctctctctctctctgtgtgtaaTGGAATATAGCACTAGGTCGCATTTTATTTGTGATTGCAGACAAAATTTGGTTGTGGATTTTTCAttcgaaaatcctatgtgtaccgaccatttttggaccgaaaccgtaccgacggccgcgcgcggcggtctccggccaccggacggccgatccgagccgtccaaaaattttaaaaaaaaaaaccgaggggccctacgcgggaatcaacgtcatccgatgtgtgtagggtgcttgatctaaacaccctatttttcgtgtatatgtgtatacacgaaaaatagggtgtttagatcaagcaccctacacacatcggatgacgttgattcccgcgtagggcccctcggttttttttttaaaaatttttggacggctcggatcggccgtccggtggccggagacggccgcgcgtggccgtcggtacggtttcggtatgttttggtcggtgtatatagcagtactctttTTCATTTGGGTTGACCCACCAAAATCTGAGAGCATCCAGTTCAACATAGAGAGCACCCAGAATTTACAGATCCGCAAGTTAGAGTTGCAGAGAAAGgttgatgaattggaaagtagaGTGGAAGTGTTGGAAGCAATGAAATAACAAATGCATAAAGAAGTTcaacaaatgcagaaaaaaattGGGCAAATGCAGAAGGAAGTCCTATGTTTGAAGAAGAAATCATGGTCGAAGAAAAtaggttttcttttgattgttctcttttttttatcccacATGTACAAAAAAATGGTGACTGAAAAGTACCTTGCTTTGGCTTAGGTACAATATGAATGAGTATTGGTTGATTAATCTAATGCATTCCAATAAAGATTACATCCCAGAAACAAAGTACCGGAAATAGTAGTTGTTACCCAAAAAGACAACCTACTTTTTTTAAttgtcccgtgcatcgaacggatACAACGCTAGAACGAATTAGTTTTGCCCGTGTATAGAATGGGTTGAACGCTAGTATGGAATTTGCTGGTAGGAACTACAGtgggaactagccgttggaggtCATTTACACTGGCCAGTTGACAGAGCGGTCGACCTGGTGGACGACCGAGTGGACGATCGGGTGGTCGACCGATTTATCATTAGGGTATCATCTTATTCAAGGTTGAAAGAGTGTAAATTGGTAATTTTAGCAATTCCGTTAATGGAATCTTCCATTTTGCGCgagataaaagatgaagggggttaagtgtccgagTTAAACGATGAATGGGGCAACTTGTTACCGAGGTATAGTTGGAGGGGGCTTAATGTAATTTCCCCTCATCTTATTTAGGGCTGAAAgagggtaaattggtaattTCAGCAATTCCGTTAATGGCATCTTCCATTTTGCGCgagataaaagatgaagggggttaagtgtccgagTTAAACGATGAAGGAGGCAACTCGTTACCGAGGTATAGTTGGAAGGGGCTTAATATAATTTCCCCAAAACTAAATTCTGACAAACTTACCACACAAACTGGCtccaaagagaaaagaagatggTCCAATCCTAGCCGTAATAATCTCATGTGATCTTTATACGAGGATAAATAAGACACGGACGGTAACATTATTATCATTGGAAgtacttttgaaatttcaattcGCAAGTCATCCATGCGAAAAAATTATAGGTAATCGACTAGCAAAAAGTATTTGATTGCATCAAAATTTGTGTTGAGAGTCAAGAGAAATgaatgaaaagaacaaaaatgtacATTGACAAATCCTATCCATCCGCCTTTCTCAAGATCAATATAACTTGTTGAGTCCAATTAACCTGATTTTCGCTAAATGTTCTAGACATCAATTCTTTCAAATaatcaactcaaaaaaaaaaaaaccccttttcTCTCTACTGCAGAGTAGTTGTTGAGAAATTAGATGAACCGCAACACATAACACACGGAGAATAATCACGTCAAGGAATACAAAAAGGCACGTAAGTTTTTATGTGGGTTTTCAACCGTCTAGTTGAATTCATCCACGTGTCGTCGCAACACTTAGTCCCATTCGACCCTTGATTGTCCTTTTGAGAATTATCCAAGAGATCGAGCAAATACCAATTAAGTGACGTCAGATAattctgttttctctttttggtAAAGTAGTGACCATTGGGGTCTTTTTGTCCTGCTAATTGTTGTCTAGCTCGATCTCTATCTATTGGCAACGGGGGCAAAACATATTGGCCGGGTGGGGGAAATGTGACTCAACTATTACTCCGTACTATACAAGTGAAATTACACGGAGATTCCCTAACGTTTAAAATCATCAATTCAGGCCCCCTCAtctatgtaaaataaaaaattggctaACTCTGTTTATGAAATGAGGGGCAATGACAATTCTACTCCTTAAAAACCACCCACACTAACACCCTcttctataaaaaaaagttgtccaCGTTGACCCATTCATCTTAGTGGTCTTTTGACCGAAGGGTGCTGATTGGTTAACGGTTATAGATGAGGGGGTACTTTTGAGCATTTTTAAAGGTTAGAGGGTATTCATGTTCAAAGTGTATAGATGAGAGGGTCTCTGTGTAATTTTACCTATTATATATGCATGCCCACTATAGTTCATTGCAGGGAatggaaagacaaaaaaattaatgcgTAAATATTTCTGTTAATAgtaagggaattgatattcgcatTCCCTTTTTGTTGTtcatattctctcttttttttgtcttttagtgttgataacaaaaaaaatgtgaatatcaatttccaataACAATTCGAGACATTATACACAATACTAGAATTTACATTGTTAATCACAATTATGTTCGGGGGGCGGCATGTCCTAGAAGCTATTGTTCAGTTCATCCTAGAGTAGGGGCTAAGAACGGTCTGGGCTACCCACAAGGCACATCATATAAGAGTCAGAGCCTCCTACCGAGAGGGTGCGGGAGGAAAGAGGTACGACTAGAGACAGAACCAGGATTTtatcctagcagtggcgaaatgtatattaaaaaaataaaaaagatgcattacaatattaataatCATTGAttgtagaaaaaattaaaataacataataaaaactatagtaaatgatatttaTCATTTGCACATAGAGtaaaaaaaagactaactttaatttAATCTATCTACTAAATTGAGGCATCTTGAATTACACCCCATCCTTTAcgttatttcactttggcccattgaatttcgttttggaatacttttttgggtctcatttcttgaaaaaaaaaatagagaatataggactagtatataacaaaaaataagggaaaaaaatctagcagtggcgagattatataagttggggagaaaaaaatatttttacatataataattgcattttctaaaattcttgtcgtgacGATCACCGCCACTAGACCTAGTAGCGGACCCAAGAATTATTTATAGTGGAAGCACATAGTCATTCATAACCTTAGAGAAGTTCACCGTCAACTACAATTATATACCATTCCAAAAGTTTTTAAACGTATGCACACATATGTATTAtctgctagatttttttttatttgagggGTAAAGCGGCGAAATACGttttccaaaattttgttttagtgTTCTGTTCTTCTCAAgcactttgtttttctttcctaacTTAGTAAAAGGATTCAGATTCTCTACAAGTGCAATTGGTCCACAAGTATATCTCCCGTCAATCCGAACCATTCATATGATAGGACTCGTCTGACCGCGTCGtaccgtgtcaaaaatatatttataaaaactaAGAATTAACCCTTATTCAGAAGAATAGTGGCCAAGCTCAAGTATCGATCCTCAGGGATAGTATGGCGAAGTTACTATAGATTCGatcaatttttagattaatttggAACAAAAAGGAGAGTTGATTGGTTTGATTATTTTGAGAACTAAAAGAAACTAaagcaattaattaaataaGAGGTTTGAAAACTGATGTGGAAAGGTCTAGGGTTTAGAATCCACCCCAACCGCATAACCGTGTATCGCATAGACTGGAATAACACTCGAATCGCAAATCACTATCGCTAAGGCTTGCAATCCCAATAGATAGTGGCTAAGCAAGTGAATTTCTGCAATCCGTCAACTGGCATGGACTATCCCACGGCACGAACCGTCTCACTAAAGCGGTCTAGCCGCCTAACGGCACGGTCCATCTCACGAGCATAACCCATCTCAGTCACCCAGATTGAGAACAATGAAAACTATTATGTGAACGGTATTTGAAAACCTAGAAAACAAATACTCAACCGATAAAAAGAATTAAAACCATTCCATTGATATCTTAGAAGGAGTTCTTGAACACATAATCCAATTCGAATAAAAACCCTAATCTATGCAAATACAAAGTTACTCGGTATGGGGCTTCATCTTTCACTAAAGAATGGAGTTAGCCCAGGGGCGGACCCAAGATTTAGTGTCACTGGGGTCAAAGTATCTTCAACATAAACTGATACACAATGACTAGTATCAGCGAGTGTTGTGCACAACTATcaggaaaaaaatagagataagGAAGGGTTTTTTCAAGTGAGAAATAGGTAGGTAAATAGATTTGATCCCTCCCTAAATAGTaggatttttcaaatttgaagttATCTTATTGTTGGGgccaataaaatttaaaataggtaaaacatatATAAGTGTGTTTAGAGTAATTCTAAACTATGCACATGCCAATGAAGTTTTTCATAGAAAACCCCCCTTTAATACTATATAGTATAGATACTAAAAAAAGAGATCAATTCATaataatagataaaaaaaagGTGGAAATGTCAATCCATAACATATCGTTTGATTCCCAACTAACCCCGAtgatttttcatattttgaaattgattcCTGATAGTATCATTTTTAACATATCAAAAATCTATTGCTCAATGTAAACAAAATTCCAAGTCTGAAATTAGATTAAACCAATGCAGGTACTAGATAGTGATAAAGAAAACTAAAGCGAAAAAGAACTATTGCATAGTTAGTAGTacaattccaaaaacaaaagaaaaaaagacaaaatcatAGATTCACAATCATACATATAATTAATCAAATTTGTCTCAAATTATCtacgtttttattttaaattatcaGGGGTTTAGAATTGTAAATGTTTTATACTTATAATTTAATGCATCTtacattttacaaaaaacaCATAGGCAAGTTCACTTTGGAACTTCCTTTTTTTACTCTCTACAAAATACAAACTGTTTTGGCATTTTTTGAGAGCGAGAGACTGTGTTACTGATTGAAAGGCATGGTGGAACCACAGTGGGTAAAAAGTTGggcaattttgtaatttttgcaGAGTACTTGGGGCAAGATATAAAAGGGAGAGATAGGATCTTGGGGCAAAATTACTAAAATGTccagaaatatatatatatctctatgGAGAGATTTTATCCAGTGGGGTCAACTGACCCACCTTGCCACTACTTCCTTCCGCCCCTGAGTTAGCCAACCATCGAAGCCGGAGTTCTCATCCGTGAAGTCAGTGATATGTGCAGCTTCTGTCCTCTGTTCGTCGAGAAGTCCCCAATAACGAaaccctcttttttcttttataatgcTGCTGCCCATTGCTTCTTGTAAAGGGAAATTCTTGTTCTAGTCAAACTCCCCCTGGTCCAATTCCTAATTGAGTCAACTCAATAGCAAATAAAGTGGACAAATTAATTAACACCCCATCACTTGTGGCATGGCCACATCCCGTTGCCATATAACGTGCCGAATAAATGTTGGCTAATCTTCACGGCAACCTTCCGTAAGACCTCTTAACTTGCATGTTTTTGCACTCATCGGTCTCCAAGGCCTATAAACACCACAAAACGCTAAAATATATCAAGTAATAATGTAAATAGACCAGCAGAACGTAGATTAGGTGGATTAAATTGGtacttttcagcacctatcatcGTCATATAAGTTGTCCACTAAAAAATTTATGTCGATTACACTTTAAATTGAAACAACTCCATTGAAATACTCatactcataaaaaatacaaggtccaaccattttttgcataaatgaaatatttttaacaaGTTGTTATCAGTGcccgatcaacttgattttttgtgtggacaAATTAATTATTTGACAATCTTTGCGTTATACACGTCTTGAATCATTGGAAAAAGATCCATAATTGTGCGAGATATATTTGGCACCCCTaaatcaaacaagagaaaatattaGTTGAAAAAATTAGTATAAGAGGgtgtgggggcacgtgacctcACGTGTCTCTTACTAAATCCGCCCCTAATTAGACCCTTGGTTCCATCCTTGGGTATGCCAAATGATGGAACCTATACTCTGTGAAgtgattattttttcaattgttgatagatcttttttttaaactgtttttAGTAGTCTTTTTAAGATACCGAATGAAGTAAGTAAAAGATTTGGATTAAAAGATGGAAACCGACATCATAAGAAAATACATTGATTGAGAAGCTGAAAAGTAACCCCATAGGGATTTGGCCAAATGAATATGAGAAAACAATAAGTATTTATCTTCTATGAAGTTGCATGTTTAAATTCCACCGAGACCAAACATTCCAAATATTGGGATATGCCTCATGTTTAGTAGCTTTTGCCTGAGCTCCCCTTTAGtgattagggatggcaatgggacGGGCCAGAGTCGAATTTTACCGTAAGCGTGCGAAATGGCTGTGGGAGGAGCTGTATGGATTAGTCCCAGGTGCTCGCAAGCTGGCCCGAGACATCCTacattataaaaatatatatgtatgattGTGTATGAGTGGTCCCAGAGTagtcaattttaattttggcCTTTTTTATGTGCAGGTGAGATGCCTGTGACCTCTTCTTGTTAATGAATACCTTATCTACGGCAAGTTAGGAAGCTACGCTGAACGTGGACTTAGCTCCCGGGTTCGGAGATTTCTAGAGTTACGTACGTCAGCAAACAAATGTCTACAAACTGATCTGTCCATCCAAAAATCATGAATCAATTCGAAGCCAGTTGGAGGCAAGAGGAATCCAATGCTTCCAACAAATGTCTGCAGACAATCCGGCAAAAGTTTCATTTTACTTACTTCAAGATCATGTgtgttgaaaagaaaagaaaactaaaagaGCACATGTGAAACGTGACAAGCAATAATGTCCAATAATCATCTTCTTCTGTTGTGGTTCTCTCCCGG
This DNA window, taken from Rhododendron vialii isolate Sample 1 chromosome 8a, ASM3025357v1, encodes the following:
- the LOC131336663 gene encoding uncharacterized protein LOC131336663 — protein: MGICSSCDSTSVTTAKLVLHDGRLLEYSYPVKVSYILQKDPSCFICNSDEMDFDDVVSAVSDDEELQLGQLYFALPLSRLRRRLQAEEMAALAVKASSALMKSGEKCRRRRRQPFSPMVMVKPPCMVVEGGGGGDRGRRRRRRFTAKLGAIPE